Proteins encoded in a region of the Triplophysa dalaica isolate WHDGS20190420 chromosome 10, ASM1584641v1, whole genome shotgun sequence genome:
- the tbc1d20 gene encoding TBC1 domain family member 20 isoform X1, which produces MSVSGRVEGHSGHFSLATKCDRTRVHPAVQTKTSPLQRCCSVAYVSAKCACVEAGNRQPARERSDRACPSERARKRVLQPVLCSAQERWWSASDSGLETRQPSPSQASVQNDNSKTDPGTSASRGLVCIRGSEGCVLSCSDSQAPPKVSAIRFRGFSVPICRTPVRTGISTAHILEVRGRGAFPSQSERYAHSELSGRLVNFSPLTGGAIRSYANAASSLDIPGATREHAEKQAHSESVNNVSGGMFRLSGDARPPLSRADGVHLFSSTSAQAGSVCSTEGVSEAFGSHGVSLGGLPPGSSAHATATVLAEGSCSMESMVLGSSASPGYTQLPQCPEPMARPKHVQSGSSPGAGYETHSRYDGCVVLGMGCSVRGHAGIRPLDTVTEKMAYKLLGADGGVSSSPYFPVETGEETCPDSHRQHVRGIVHKSPGRSPLRNSFQTGCESPTVGRSASTLCQGSAYPRSSELRSGHAFEGGSSARRMEASSRLSAVNLGALWDGGSGFIRDEQERALPAVFLADPFPHGERRSDGAMAERSALRVSSGEDFAPGAVQNQRGDGDGDPRRSVLAESTVVSGPKRIVNGTAVADSPQERPVVPSERHDISPQLAAVESSCLASSGVLNALPQRVLDTISECRAPSTRRLYALKWGVFVKWCSSNNIDPMSCPVSDILCFLQHSLDSGGLPSTLKVYVAAIASFRSPVDGQSIGRHMLVVRFLRGARRLFPPRSPSVPPWDLALVLKALSFPPFEPLDAASLRELTLKTVLLLALASAKRIGDLQALSVGADFIRFGTGDCNVTLRPKSGYVPKSMSTPFRAQVISLPALFSESSDSQNANAPRAVCPVRVLRAYIDRTAGFRQSEQLFVCYGGGTKGRAVSKQRLSHWVVDAITLAYESQGQNCPFGIRAHSTRAIASSWAWSRGTSIQDICCAAGWSSQNTFARFYRLDVSSLSSQVLSMPSPDGRRRRRRSVRH; this is translated from the exons ATGTCTGTTTCTGGACGCGTGGAAGGCCATTCCGGACATTTCTCATTGGCTACTAAATGTGATAGAACACGGGTACACCCTGCAGTTCAGACGAAGACCTCCCCGCTTCAGCGGTGTTGTTCCGTCGCTTACGTCAGCGCAAAATGCGCCTGTGTTGAGGCAGGAAATCGGCAGCCTGCTCGCGAAAGGAGCGATCGAGCGTGTCCCTCCGAACGAGCGAgaaagcgggttttacagccggtACTTTGTAGTGCCcaagagagatggtggtctgcGTCCGATTCTGGACTTGAGACCCGTCAACCGAGCCCTTCACAAGCGAGCGTTCAGAATGACAACTCTAAAACAGATCCTGGCACAAGTGCGTCCCGGGGACTGGTTTGCATCCGTGGATCTGAAGGATGCGTACTTTCATGTTCAGATAGCCAAGCGCCACCGAAAGTTTCTGCGATTCGCTTTCGCGGGTTCAGCGTACCAATTTGCCGTACTCCCGTTCGGACTGGCATTAGCACCGCGCACATTCTCGAAGTGCGTGGACGCGGCGCTTTCCCCTCTCAGAGCGAGCGGTATGCGCATTCTGAATTATCTGGACGACTGGTTAATTTTAGCCCACTCACGGGAGGCGCTATCCGGTCATACGCAAATGCTGCTTCGTCACTTGACATCCCTGGGGCTACGcgtgaacatgcagaaaagcaagCTCACTCCGAGTCAGTCAATAACGTATCTGGGGGTATGTTTCGACTCAGTGGAGATGCGCGGCCGCCTCTCTCAAGAGCGGACGGAGTCCATCTCTTCAGCTCTACATCTGCTCAGGCCGGGTCGGTCTGTTCCACTGAGGGAGTTTCAGAGGCTTTTGGGTCTCATGGCGTCAGCCTCGGCGGTCTGCCACCTGGGTCTtctgcacatgcgaccgctacagTTTTGGCTGAAGGCTCGTGTTCCATGGAAAGCATGGTCCTCGGGTCGAGTGCGAGTCCCGGTTACACTCAGTTGCCTCAGTGCCCTGAGCCCATGGCGCGACCCAAGCATGTTCAGTCGGGGAGTTCCCCTGGGGCTGGTTACGAGACGCATAGTCGTTACGACGGATGCGTCGTCCTCGGGATGGGGTGCAGTGTGCGAGGGCATGCCGGCATCCGGCCTTTGGACACAGTCACAgagaaaatggcatataaattgCTTGGAGCTGATGGCGGTGTCTCTAGCTCTCCATACTTTCCAGTCGAGACTGGAGAAGAAACATGTCCTGATTCGCACCGACAACATGTCCGTGGTATCGTACATAAATCGCCAGGGAGGAGTCCGCTCAGGAACTCTTTTCAAACAGGCTGCGAGTCTCCTACTGTGGGCAGATCAGCATCTACTCTCTGTCAGGGCAGCGCATATCCCCGGTCGTCTGAACTGCGGAGCGGACATGCTTTCGAGGGAGGGTCTTCCGCACGGAGAATGGAGGCTTCATCCAGACTCAGTGCGGTCAATTTGGGAGCGCTTTGGGACGGCGGAAGTGGATTTATTCGCGACGAGCAAGAACGCGCACTGCCCGCTGTATTTCTCGCTGACCCATTCCCCCATGGGGAGCGACGCTCTGACGGTGCGATGGCCGAACGTTCGGCTTTACGCGTTTCCTCCGGTGAAGATTTTGCCCCTGGTGCTGTGCAAAATCAGAGAGGAGACGGCGACGGTGATCCTCGTCGCTCCGTTTTGGCCGAATCAACCGTGGTTTCCGGACCTAAGCGAATTGTTAACGGCACCGCCGTGGCGGATTCCCCTCAGGAGAGACCTGTTGTCCCAAGCGAACGGCACGATATTTCACCCCAGCTCGCAGCTGTGGAGTCTTCATGCCTGGCCTCTTCGggggttttaaatgcacttcctcAGCGTGTACTTGACACTATTTCGGAGTGTCGAGCGCCTTCCACCAGGCGTTTATACGCTCTCAAATGGGGGGTGTTTGTTAAATGGTGCAGTAGTAACAATATCGACCCGATGTCCTGCCCCGTGTCTGATATTTTATGCTTCCTGCAGCACAGTCTGGACAGCGGCGGACTCCCGTCAACACTGAAGGTTTATGTGGCTGCTATCGCCTCGTTTCGTTCCCCGGTTGATGGGCAATCCATTGGAAGGCACATGCTGGTAGTCAGATTCCTCAGAGGAGCGAGGAGACTTTTTCCACCGCGATCCCCTTCGGTGCCGCCTTGGGACTTAGCGCTGGTGTTGAAGGCTCTCTCCTTTCCCCCATTCGAGCCTCTGGACGCGGCTTCCCTAAGAGAGCTCACTCTAAAAACCGTTCTCCTTCTTGCCCTTGCTTCGGCTAAGCGCATAGGGGATTTACAAGCGCTCTCAGTCGGCGCTGATTTCATTCGTTTTGGAACCGGCGACTGCAATGTCACTCTCCGGCCGAAATCGGGTTATGTGCCAAAGTCTATGTCTACCCCATTTAGAGCACAGGTCATTTCTTTGCCCGCTTTGTTTTCCGAGTCGTCAGACTCGCAGAATGCAAACGCTCCGAGAGCGGTCTGCCCGGTAAGGGTTTTGCGGGCTTACATTGATCGCACGGCCGGTTTTCGGCAGTCTGAACAGCTCTTCGTCTGCTATGGTGGGGGAACTAAAGGTCGGGCTGTATCAAAGCAGAGGCTCTCTCACTGGGTGGTGGACGCTATTACCTTAGCGTATGAGAGTCAGGGACAGAACTGCCCATTCGGTATCAGAGCTCATTCGACTAGGGCTATCGCCTCTTCGTGGGCTTGGTCTAGGGGCACATCTATTCAGGACATATGCTGTGCGGCTGGCTGGTCTTCGCAGAACACTTTCGCCAGGTTCTACAGATTGGACGTGTCCTCTTTGTCGTCTCAAGTCCTCTCG ATGCCGAGTCCAGACGGAAGAAGAAGACGGCGGAGATCAGTCAGGCATTGA